In a single window of the Biomphalaria glabrata chromosome 5, xgBioGlab47.1, whole genome shotgun sequence genome:
- the LOC106065810 gene encoding LOW QUALITY PROTEIN: carboxylesterase 5A-like (The sequence of the model RefSeq protein was modified relative to this genomic sequence to represent the inferred CDS: deleted 2 bases in 1 codon; substituted 1 base at 1 genomic stop codon), whose protein sequence is MISTYAREYKAQSIVNYRQYAREYKAQSIVNYRQYAREYKAQSIVNYRQYAREYKAQSIINYRQYARQYKAQSIVNYRQYAREYKAQSIVNYRQYAREYKAQSIVNYRQYAREYKAQSIINYRQYAREYKAQSIINYRQYAREYKAQPIVNYRQYAREYKAQSIINYRQYARQYKAQSIVNYRQYARQYKAQSIVNYRQYARQYKAQSIVNYRQYARQYKAQSIVNYRQYARQYKAQSIVNYRQYARQYKAQSIVNYRQYAREYKAQSTTKRLHAEATRFGLEKIGIKLNTSEDCLCLNVYAPGILTNDTSLPVMVWIHGGGFLVGYAAAFDGKSLAKKGVVVVSINYRLDAFGFLSTESEDIPGNYGLLDQIFALKWVKDNIDKFGGDKKQVTIFGESAGACSVSLLTVSERFSGLFHRAIMESGSSLAPWCVIYPSTSLRPELIVQRIGEKLNCSSKYASELLTCLQNSDAEKLLDASVYVQTEAKVNAILLPVVRNVFEELPRVLMNYGHINSVQTLRGYNSNEAGALKQNFTSGDKNLKLSSTKNLPTLTSXTDSFIRQYENAYLGNISDPNRILEKSSEAVTDLYYTSPMLIELDKVVGVVSNIQHYLYEFNYRKSISSLPSWATAEHADEVPFILLEFQFPLWLSPIPPTQDDLLVSEQMMTLWANFAKTGDPTSTLPTGATKWPAYVRTNPRLLKINKVSTVTSPGRREGLNIYEKLISYLENENNVNIVIG, encoded by the exons ATGATTTCAACGTATGCAAGAGAATATAAAGCACAGTCTATTGTAAACTATCGTCAGTATGCAAGAGAATATAAAGCACAGTCTATTGTAAACTATCGTCAGTATGCAAGAGAATATAAAGCACAGTCTATTGTAAACTATCGTCAGTATGCAAGAGAATATAAAGCACAGTCTATTATAAACTATCGTCAGTATGCAAGACAATATAAAGCACAGTCTATTGTAAACTATCGTCAGTATGCAAGAGAATATAAAGCACAGTCTATTGTAAACTATCGTCAGTATGCAAGAGAATATAAAGCACAGTCTATTGTAAACTATCGTCAGTATGCAAGAGAATATAAAGCACAGTCTATTATAAACTATCGTCAGTATGCAAGAGAATATAAAGCACAGTCTATTATAAACTATCGTCAGTATGCAAGAGAATATAAAGCACAGCCTATTGTAAACTATCGTCAGTATGCAAGAGAATATAAAGCACAGTCTATTATAAACTATCGTCAGTATGCAAGACAATATAAAGCACAGTCTATTGTAAACTATCGTCAGTATGCAAGACAATATAAAGCACAGTCTATTGTAAACTATCGTCAGTATGCAAGACAATATAAAGCACAGTCTATTGTAAACTATCGTCAGTATGCAAGACAATATAAAGCACAGTCTATTGTAAACTATCGTCAGTATGCAAGACAATATAAAGCACAGTCTATTGTAAACTATCGTCAGTATGCAAGACAATATAAAGCACAGTCTATTGTAAACTATCGTCAGTATGCAAGAGAATATAAAGCACAGTCTACT ACCAAGAGACTGCATGCAGAGGCGACGCGCTTTGGACTGGAGAAAATTGGAATAAAGCTAAACACGAGCGAAGATTGCCTTTGTCTAAATGTCTACGCACCTGGAATCCTGACGAATGATACGTCATTACCTGTCATGGTGTGGATCCACGGAGGTGGTTTTTTGGTCGGATATGCTGCTGCTTTCGATGGGAAATCCTTAGCCAAGAAAGGAGTGGTTGTCGTATCAATAAATTACAGACTGGATGCTTTCGGGTTTCTGAGCACAGAAAGTGAAGACATTCCTGGCAATTACGGATTGCTCGACCAAATTTTTGCCCTTAAATGGGTCAAAGACAATATCGACAAATTTGGCGGAGACAAAAAACAAGTTACTATTTTCGGAGAAAGCGCTGGAGCTTGTAGTGTGTCTCTACTGACAGTGTCTGAAAGATTCAGTGGCCTTTTCCATAGAGCCATCATGGAAAGCGGGTCATCTCTGGCACCTTGGTGTGTCATTTATCCCAGTACCAGCTTAAGACCAGAACTGATCGTTCAAAGGATTGgagaaaaattaaactgttcCTCGAAGTATGCAAGTGAACTTCTAACCTGTCTTCAGAACAGTGACGCAGAAAAATTACTCGATGCCAGTGTGTATGTACAAACGGAAGCCAAAGTCAACGCCATTTTGCTTCCCGTTGTCAGAAATGTGTTCGAGGAACTGCCAAGAGTGTTGATGAACTACGGCCACATCAACAGCGTGCAGACTCTACGTGGTTACAATTCCAATGAAGCAGGGGCGTTGAAGCAAAACTTTACCTCGGGGGACAAGAATTTAAAGCTTTCCTCAACGAAAAACTTGCCCACTTTAACATCCTAAACA GACTCCTTTATAAGGCAGTATGAAAACGCCTATCTTGGAAACATTAGCGATCCAAATAGGATTCTCGAAAAATCTTCAGAAGCAGTGACTGATTTGTACTACACGTCCCCAATGCTCATCGAGCTGGATAAAGTTGTTGGCGTTGTCAGCAACATTCAGCACTATCTCTATGAATTTAACTACAGAAAGAGTATTAGTAGCCTGCCCAGCTGGGCCACTGCTGAACATGCAGATGAAGTGCCGTTCATTCTTCTAGAATTTCAGTTTCCTTTGTGGCTCAGCCCGATACCTCCCACGCAGGATGATCTGCTCGTGTCCGAACAGATGATGACCCTGTGGGCCAACTTCGCCAAGACTGGCGACCCAACGTCTACACTACCGACAGGCGCTACCAAGTGGCCCGCTTATGTCAGAACTAATCCTCGTTTGCTTAAGATCAATAAAGTGTCCACCGTGACGTCACCAGGCAGACGGGAAGGTCTGAACATCTATGAAAAATTGATTTCCTATttggaaaatgaaaataatgtgAACATTGTAATAGGTTAG
- the LOC106065808 gene encoding uncharacterized protein LOC106065808, translated as MASPSLTHYLLILITSGYIAKSHGQVFSVASTKYGPVRGVAVGNGSERIFIYRGIPYAKPPTGHLRLKSPEPPDSWSVTKDAILPSLDCMQSLRYGIHRNISEDCLYLNVFSPSSDSNTTRLPVMVWIFGGGFTLGSASVYDGSLLARKGVVVITFNYRLDAFGFLSTEDDLIPGNFGLLDQIFALKWVKENIANFDGDPDQVTIFGESAGACSVSILTLSPLTKGLFKRAIMESGSSLSPWCIYLPKSKLSARTLATKIGSKVNCTISSSDQYLNCLQNVDAHQILQASYEVQQSTEFGMILLPRIEQIFGVLPALPTDLLEHGSYEHVDTIRGFNSNEAGALKENFTIGATPEEAKAMILQNLLGIFNLTDKETLVRQFEEVYLTNASDPTLLLQRASDATTDFFYSAPAIEEMILMSKVAADKNHYFYQFNYRKSSSLLPIWATAEHADELYFVFGNFNNSFWGSNPPSQDDLLVSQQLMTLWTNFAKTGNPTSSLPSGVTWWPAFNKDVDFRRVGNLRLKRPQQPESWSTTKDALHQSYDCMQSPWFGLEEFGVHRNLSEDCLYLNVFSPSSGTNSTLLPVMVWIYGGGFNMGTSSPYDGTALAKKGVVVVTFNYRLDAFGFLSTEDDVIPGNFGLLDQIFALKWVKENIANFGGDPEKVTIFGESAGACSVSILTLSPLTKGLFKRVIMESGSVLSPWCVKYPTSTFPHHTIAAMVGSKVNCSVEPSDHYLQCLQSIDSKELLQASYDVQKASHVELILTPRIEQVFNVLPDLPRRLLDSGHFEHVDSIRGFNSNELALLKENFTHGATLDEVKSDLLPIFLAYTKWPDKGSIVAQIEELYFKNVSDPILTLHRASDVISDFTFVFPALLESISAAGSARNRNNYVYEFSYRKSDSALPDWATSAHADEIIFVFGESYKPVVGLTQFSQDDLAIANEVMTLWTNFAKSGDPTSPESVDAAAWPTFSGTDQHFLQISKVPTVSLAGRQEAISLYRNILTIMETNPNSVVVGWITLISLVRVLVEAESYSVTRTKYGPVRGVTPFAKPPTGNLRLKSPQPPDSWFATRDAIQPQSDCFQMIGFDIPMNISEDCLYLNIFTPSSETNSTLLPVMVWIYGGGFTQGSSVPYDGEALVRNGVVFVTINYRLDAFGFLSTEDEVIPGNFGLLDQIFALKWVKENIANFGGDPDLVTIFGESAGACSVSILTLSPLAKGLFKRAIMESGSALSPWCMAYPKSSLQPRKVAALIGAKVGCYFSDNSSQFLDCVQNVSAQALLNASIDVQTDQFTGRLLKVHQPRVETSFGVLPDFPQTLLTSGHYDHFEAIRGFNRNENGALKIDFTSGATRQEFRNFMMGKLSLFNIDQITRDNLIATYEALYLTNISDPIKILQKSSEASSDISFALPALLETDLAVRAMPNTKQFVYEFNYRQSISTLPLWATAEHTNELPFVFHAFQFPFWSRTAQATANDLSVSDQVIALWTNFAKTGNPTSTRPTGATSWSPYTVTQPDLLQIDIESKTIMGNRSMSLGLYLNLVNVISSQVDQVVVGFLATSLTMRFFACLAAFCHLLVLTRSQVYNIARTKYGPIRGVAAGTGADQIYKYWGVPFAKPPTGDLRFKQPQEPDTWTAPHDALSPSRDCMQILRYGVEKLGVQVNISEDCLYLNVFTPSTGTNTTLLPVMVWIYGGGFIMGSSAIYDGAALARKGVVVVTFNYRLDAFGFLSTEDDVIPGNFGLLDQIFALKWVKENIANFGGDPNQVTIFGESAGACSVSILTLSPLAKGLFKRAIMESGSSMAPWCVSYPKTNLPPKKTAALIGSKVNCNFPDDSRQLFNCLQKVNGANLLNASVEVQYELLNGVVTEVLSPRVETTFGVLPNLPKTLLTSGQYDHFEAIRGFNSNEEGAMKPNFTSGATRQEFRKFIADDLYPFDLSSTDDVINRFEAFYLSNISDPIQILQKSSEASSDFKFVLPALYETQLASGAIQDKKQFLYEFNYRQSLSTLPPWATSAHTDELPFVFRSFNFPLWLSTSQPTSDDLGVSDQIITMWTNFAKTGNPLSTLPTGTTSWPGYTNSNTELLKIGKESKVVPAGRTIAVGYYADFVTDISTKGSQVVVG; from the exons ATGGCGAGCCCAAGTCTTACACACTATCTGCTAATCCTAATCACCAGTGGTTATATTGCTAAGTCTCACGGTCAGGTTTTCTCAGTCGCATCCACTAAGTACGGACCGGTCAGAGGCGTTGCTGTTGGTAATGGCTCGGAGAGGATTTTCATTTACAGGGGTATACCCTATGCAAAGCCTCCAAcag GACATTTACGACTGAAATCACCCGAGCCACCAGATTCTTGGTCAGTAACCAAGGACGCCATTCTTCCATCATTGGACTGTATGCAAAGTCTCCGATATGGTATTCATAGAAACATCAGTGAAGATTGTCTCTATCTAAACGTCTTTAGTCCGTCATCTGATTCAAATACGACACGATTGCCCGTTATGGTTTGGATTTTTGGTGGTGGATTCACCTTGGGATCAGCATCTGTCTACGATGGGTCCTTGTTGGCCAGGAAAGGAGTAGTTGTGATCACTTTCAACTACAGACTGGATGCGTTTGGTTTCCTGAGCACAGAAGATGATTTGATACCTGGCAACTTTGGTTTACTTGACCAGATCTTTGCCTTGAAGTGGGTGAAAGAAAATATAGCCAATTTTGACGGTGATCCTGATCAAGTGACGATATTTGGTGAGAGTGCAGGAGCTTGTAGTGTTTCTATTTTAACTCTATCCCCACTGACAAAAGGTTTGTTTAAAAGAGCCATTATGGAAAGTGGGTCATCGCTATCACCTTGGTGCATTTATCTTCCAAAGTCAAAGTTATCTGCGAGAACGTTAGCCACAAAAATAGGTTCAAAGGTGAACTGTACCATATCAAGTTCTGACCAGTACCTAAACTGCCTACAAAATGTGGATGCGCATCAAATTTTGCAGGCCAGTTATGAAGTTCAACAATCCACTGAGTTTGGTATGATACTTCTACCTCGAATTGAACAGATTTTTGGCGTACTTCCAGCTCTTCCAACTGACTTGCTAGAACATGGTTCCTACGAGCATGTAGACACCATTAGAGGTTTCAATAGCAATGAGGCTGGAGCTCTGAAAGAAAATTTCACCATTGGAGCCACACCAGAAGAAGCGAAAGCAATGATCTTGCAAAATCTTTTAGGAATTTTCAATTTGACAGACAAAGAAACCTTAGTGAGGCAGTTTGAAGAAGTTTATCTTACGAATGCTAGTGATCCTACACTACTACTCCAAAGAGCTTCTGATGCTACCACTGATTTCTTCTACTCTGCACCTGCGATAGAGGAGATGATTCTAATGTCAAAAGTAGCCGCAGATAAGAACCACTACTTCTATCAGTTCAACTATAGAAAAAGTTCAAGTTTGCTACCTATCTGGGCGACAGCTGAGCATGCAGACGAGCTTTATTTCGTGTTTGGGAATTTTAATAATTCATTCTGGGGTTCGAATCCGCCATCTCAAGACGATCTCTTAGTGTCTCAGCAGTTGATGACTTTATGGACCAACTTTGCCAAGACTGGAAACCCAACCTCTTCACTGCCATCAGGGGTCACCTGGTGGCCTGCTTTCAACAAGGATGTTGATTTTCGTCGA GTTG GAAACCTGCGTCTAAAACGGCCCCAGCAGCCTGAGTCATGGAGCACCACCAAAGATGCACTACACCAATCGTATGACTGCATGCAGTCGCCGTGGTTTGGCTTGGAGGAGTTCGGAGTTCATAGAAACCTCAGCGAAGATTGTCTTTACTTAAATGTCTTCAGTCCGTCGTCTGGAACCAACTCAACACTCTTGCCAGTCATGGTGTGGATCTACGGCGGAGGCTTTAACATGGGAACATCATCGCCTTATGATGGAACAGCTCTTGCTAAGAAAGGTGTAGTTGTGGTCACTTTCAACTACAGACTTGATGCGTTTGGTTTCTTGAGCACAGAAGATGATGTGATACCTGGCAACTTTGGTTTACTTGACCAGATCTTTGCCTTGAAGTGGGTGAAAGAAAATATAGCCAACTTCGGCGGTGATCCTGAAAAAGTAACAATATTTGGCGAGAGTGCTGGAGCTTGTAGCGTttctattttaactctttcgcCACTGACTAAAGGTTTGTTTAAAAGAGTTATAATGGAAAGTGGGTCGGTTTTATCCCCATggtgtgtaaaatacccaacaTCTACCTTTCCTCATCACACAATAGCAGCAATGGTAGGTTCAAAGGTTAATTGTAGTGTAGAGCCCTCAGACCACTATTTACAATGTTTACAAAGCATCGACTCTAAGGAGCTTCTGCAGGCTAGTTACGACGTCCAGAAAGCGTCTCATGTAGAATTAATATTGACACCTCGAATAGAACAAGTATTCAATGTACTTCCAGATCTTCCAAGGAGGTTGCTGGACAGTGGTCATTTTGAACATGTCGATTCCATCAGAGGGTTCAACAGCAACGAACTTGCTTTGTTGAAAGAGAACTTTACTCATGGCGCCACACTGGATGAAGTGAAGTCTGATCTTCTGCCGATATTTCTTGCGTACACAAAGTGGCCAGATAAAGGTTCCATTGTGGCTCAGATTGAAGAGCTTTACTTTAAAAACGTATCTGATCCTATTCTTACTCTGCATCGAGCGTCCGATGTCATCTCTGATTTTACATTTGTCTTCCCAGCTCTTCTTGAGTCCATCTCAGCCGCTGGCTCTGCAAGGAACCGAAACAATTACGTTTATGAGTTTAGCTACAGAAAAAGTGACAGCGCTCTACCCGACTGGGCCACTTCCGCACACGCTGACGAGATCATCTTTGTTTTTGGAGAAAGCTACAAGCCAGTGGTTGGGCTGACCCAATTTTCACAAGATGACCTCGCCATAGCGAATGAGGTGATGACACTTTGGACGAACTTTGCCAAGTCTGGTGATCCAACTTCTCCAGAGTCAGTGGATGCTGCCGCCTGGCCAACTTTCAGCGGTACTGATCAACATTTTCTACAAATTAGCAAGGTGCCTACCGTTTCTTTGGCAGGGAGACAAGAAGCTATTAGCTTGTACAGAAACATACTAACAATTATGGAAACCAATCCAAACAGTGTTGTTGTGGGAT GGATCACGCTCATCTCCCTGGTCCGGGTACTGGTGGAGGCAGAGTCGTACTCAGTGACACGCACAAAGTATGGACCGGTCAGAGGCGTAACTCCTTTTGCCAAACCCCCCACAG GGAATCTGAGATTGAAGTCACCTCAGCCACCTGATTCATGGTTTGCTACCAGGGATGCAATACAGCCGCAAAGTGACTGCTTTCAAATGATTGGTTTTGACATTCCAATGAACATCAGTGAAGATTGTCTTTATCTAAACATCTTTACTCCGTCTTCTGAGACAAACAGTACTCTCTTGCCTGTTATGGTCTGGATCTACGGGGGAGGTTTTACCCAGGGCTCCTCGGTGCCCTACGATGGGGAAGCTCTAGTCAGAAATGGTGTCGTTTTCGTCACCATAAACTACAGGCTCGATGCGTTTGGCTTCCTAAGTACAGAAGATGAAGTCATACCAGGCAACTTTGGTTTACTTGACCAGATATTTGCCCTAAAGTGGGTGAAAGAAAATATAGCCAATTTTGGCGGAGATCCTGATCTAGTGACGATATTTGGTGAGAGTGCAGGAGCTTGTAGTGTTtccattttaactctttcaccACTGGCAAAAGGTTTGTTTAAGAGAGCCATCATGGAAAGTGGATCAGCTTTATCTCCATGGTGCATGGCCTACCCAAAGTCAAGCTTACAGCCAAGGAAAGTAGCTGCGTTGATAGGCGCTAAGGTCGGTTGTTATTTTTCTGACAATTCAAGCCAGTTTCTTGACTGTGTGCAAAACGTTAGCGCACAAGCTCTGCTTAACGCCAGCATTGACGTCCAGACTGATCAGTTCACGGGCAGATTATTAAAAGTACATCAGCCTCGAGTTGAGACTTCATTCGGTGTACTTCCAGATTTCCCACAGACTTTACTGACCAGTGGTCACTACGATCATTTTGAGGCTATCAGAGGATTCAACCGCAACGAAAACGGAGCTTTGAAAATAGACTTTACTTCCGGTGCAACGAGACAAGAGTTTAGGAATTTCATGATGGGGAAACTTTCATTGTTCAATATCGATCAAATCACAAGAGACAATCTCATTGCTACCTATGAAGCTCTATACTTAACTAACATTTCCGATCCAATCAAGATCTTACAAAAATCCTCAGAAGCATCATCAGACATTTCTTTTGCGCTGCCTGCTCTGTTGGAGACAGATTTGGCTGTGAGGGCAATGCCAAATACGAAACAGTTCGTGTATGAATTTAACTATAGACAAAGCATTAGCACCTTACCATTGTGGGCTACAGCAGAACATACAAATGAGCTACCTTTTGTCTTTCATGCCTTCCAATTTCCTTTCTGGTCAAGAACTGCCCAAGCCACAGCAAACGACCTAAGCGTTTCCGACCAGGTTATTGCTTTGTGGACTAATTTCGCCAAAACTGGGAACCCAACTTCCACTAGGCCCACAGGTGCGACATCGTGGTCTCCATACACCGTCACTCAACCAGATTTGTTACAAATAGACATAGAATCCAAAACTATAATGGGGAATAGATCCATGTCTCTCGGTTTATACCTTAACCTAGTTAATGTGATATCAAGTCAAGTTGATCAAGTTGTGGTAGGCT TCCTGGCGACTAGTTTGACCATGAGATTCTTCGCTTGTCTTGCGGCATTCTGTCATCTCTTGGTCCTAACACGCTCACAGGTATACAACATCGCACGTACCAAGTATGGTCCAATCAGGGGAGTAGCTGCAGGCACTGGTGCAGACCAAATTTACAAGTACTGGGGAGTGCCATTCGCTAAACCGCCCACAG GTGATCTACGCTTTAAACAGCCTCAAGAGCCAGATACATGGACTGCACCTCATGATGCATTGAGCCCATCCCGTGATTGCATGCAGATTCTTAGGTACGGTGTGGAAAAGCTTGGGGTTCAAGTGAACATCAGTGAAGATTGTCTCTACCTGAACGTGTTCACTCCATCCACTGGAACAAACACAACACTCTTGCCAGTCATGGTGTGGATCTATGGTGGAGGCTTTATCATGGGTTCATCGGCTATTTATGATGGTGCAGCGCTGGCCAGGAAAGGTGTAGTTGTGGTCACTTTCAACTACAGACTGGATGCGTTTGGTTTCTTGAGCACAGAAGATGATGTGATACCTGGCAACTTTGGTTTACTTGACCAGATCTTTGCCTTGAAGTGGGTGAAAGAAAATATAGCCAATTTTGGTGGTGATCCTAACCAAGTGACGATATTTGGTGAGAGTGCAGGGGCTTGTAGTGTttctattttaactctttcaccACTGGCTAAAGGTTTATTTAAGAGAGCTATCATGGAAAGTGGATCGTCTATGGCTCCCTGGTGTGTCTCgtaccctaaaacaaacttaccTCCAAAGAAAACAGCGGCTTTGATAGGGTCAAAGGTTAATTGTAACTTCCCAGATGATTCGCGCCAACTATTTAACTGTCTTCAAAAAGTCAATGGAGCCAATCTGTTAAATGCTAGTGTTGAAGTTCAATATGAACTGTTAAATGGGGTAGTCACAGAAGTACTGAGCCCACGAGTTGAAACCACTTTTGGTGTACTGCCTAATTTACCCAAAACTTTACTGACCAGTGGTCAATACGATCATTTTGAGGCTATCAGAGGATTTAACAGCAACGAAGAAGGTGCCATGAAACCTAATTTCACTTCCGGTGCAACTAGACAGGAATTCCGGAAATTCATTGCAGACGACTTGTATCCATTTGATTTAAGTTCAACGGATGACGTCATAAACCGTTTCGAAGCCTTTTATTTAAGCAACATTTCCGATCCGATCCAGATCCTACAAAAATCATCAGAAGCGTCGTCCGACTTTAAATTCGTGCTTCCTGCGTTGTATGAAACTCAGCTGGCTAGTGGCGCCATTCAGGACAAGAAACAATTCCTTTATGAATTCAACTACAGGCAGAGCTTGAGTACTTTACCCCCATGGGCGACCTCGGCTCATACCGATGAACTTCCGTTCGTGTTTCGTTCTTTTAATTTCCCCTTGTGGCTAAGTACATCTCAGCCCACGTCAGATGACCTCGGGGTTTCAGATCAAATTATAACGATGTGGACCAATTTCGCCAAAACCGGGAACCCACTCTCCACACTGCCCACTGGAACAACGTCTTGGCCTGGGTACACTAATTCGAACACAGAGCTCCTCAAAATTGGTAAAGAATCAAAAGTTGTCCCCGCTGGAAGAACAATAGCCGTAGGTTATTACGCAGACTTTGTGACTGATATTTCCACCAAAGGAAGTCAAGTGGTGGTGGGCTAG
- the LOC106065809 gene encoding DNA ligase 1-like: METKVKGGGKYSKSSTVRNKEIRDKEIRDKEIRDKEIRDKEIRDKEIRDKEVRDKEIRDKEIRDKEIRDKEIRDKEIRDKEIRDKEVRDKEVRDKEIRDKEIRDKEIRDKEVSDKEVRDKEIRDKEVRDKEIRDKEVRDKEIRDKEVRDKEIRDKEIRDKEVRDKEIRDKKVRDKEIRDKEVRDKEIRDKEIRDKEVRDKEVSDKEVIDKEIRDKEVRDKEIRDKEIRDKEVRDKEVSDKEVRDKEIRDKEVRDKEIRDKEIRDKEVSDKEVRDKEIRDKEVRDKEIRDKEVRDKEIRDKEVRDKEIRDKEIRDKEVRDKEIRDKKVRDKEIRDKEVRDKEIRDKEIRDKEVRDKEVSDKEVIDKEVSDKEVIDKEVRDKEIRDKEIRDKEIRDKEVRDKEVRDKEVREKEIRDKEVRDKEVRDKEDIVNVFRYVSSPFQTWKPMYQ, translated from the exons ATGGAGACT AAGGTGAAGGGTGGGGGGAAGTACTCTAAGAGCTCTACGGtcagaaataaagaaatcagaGATAAAGAAATCAGAGATAAAGAAATCAGAGATAAAGAAATCAGAGATAAAGAAATCAGAGATAAAGAAATCAGAGATAAAGAAGTCAGAGATAAAGAAATCAGAGATAAAGAAATCAGAGATAAAGAAATCAGAGATAAAGAAATCAGAGATAAAGAAATCAGAGATAAAGAAATCAGAGATAAAGAAGTCAGAGATAAAGAAGTCAGAGATAAAGAAATCAGAGATAAAGAAATCAGAGATAAAGAAATCAGAGATAAAGAAGTCAGTGATAAAGAAGTCAGAGATAAAGAAATCAGAGATAAAGAAGTCAGAGATAAAGAAATCAGAGATAAAGAAGTCAGAGATAAAGAAATCAGAGATAAAGAAGTCAGAGATAAAGAAATCAGAGATAAAGAAATCAGAGATAAAGAAGTCAGAGATAAAGAAATCAGAGATAAAAAAGTCAGAGATAAAGAAATCAGAGATAAAGAAGTCAGAGATAAAGAAATCAGAGATAAAGAAATCAGAGATAAAGAAGTCAGAGATAAAGAAGTCAGTGATAAAGAAGTCATAGATAAAGAAATCAGAGATAAAGAAGTCAGAGATAAAGAAATCAGAGATAAAGAAATCAGAGATAAAGAAGTCAGAGATAAAGAAGTCAGTGATAAAGAAGTCAGAGATAAAGAAATCAGAGATAAAGAAGTCAGAGATAAAGAAATCAGAGATAAAGAAATCAGAGATAAAGAAGTCAGTGATAAAGAAGTCAGAGATAAAGAAATCAGAGATAAAGAAGTCAGAGATAAAGAAATCAGAGATAAAGAAGTCAGAGATAAAGAAATCAGAGATAAAGAAGTCAGAGATAAAGAAATCAGAGATAAAGAAATCAGAGATAAAGAAGTCAGAGATAAAGAAATCAGAGATAAAAAAGTCAGAGATAAAGAAATCAGAGATAAAGAAGTCAGAGATAAAGAAATCAGAGATAAAGAAATCAGAGATAAAGAAGTCAGAGATAAAGAAGTCAGTGATAAAGAAGTCATAGATAAAGAAGTCAGTGATAAAGAAGTCATAGATAAAGAAGTCAGAGATAAAGAAATCAGAGATAAAGAAATCAGAGATAAAGAAATCAGAGATAAAGAAGTCAGAGATAAAGAAGTCAGAGATAAAGAagtcagagaaaaagaaatcagAGATAAAGAAGTCAGAGATAAAGAAGTCAGAGATAAAGAAGACATTGTGAATGTGTTTCGTTATGTTAGTTCACCATTTCAGACATGGAAGCCAATGTATCAATAA